GCCGGGATAGCAGAAGACGACTTCGTCGAGACTCTTGGCCGCGGGATCGCCTGCATAAGCCGCCCGGATGTCCGTATCGAGCAGAGCGCGGACTTGCGGAACGGCCTGCGCGAAAGCGTTGACGATCTCGTCGGCCTGGCGAGCGACGCCGCCCCTCTCGCCGTCGCGCGAGAAAAGCTCGAGCTCGCGGCCAATCTGTTCGCGCAGCGTGCGCAAGCCTCGATCGAGCGTGCGCGCGATGAAGATGTCCGTGGCCTGCTGCGTCAGTCCATAGGGCCCGAAATGACGCGGATAGAGCACGCAGACCAGCGCCTCCACGAGATCGACGATGGCGGCCCGCGAGGGAAGGTCCGGAATGACCCCGTCGCCATAGCGGCTCGTTTGCGACGCCTTGCGCAAAGCGGCGAGCTGCGAAACGATGCCCGCGATGTCGACCGCCGCGGGGCTCGGCCCGACCACGTCAATTTGGTCCATGATCATGTCACGCCTGCAAAAAGAGAAGCGCCGCGGCGCTTACTTATTTCGATAAAGCTTATAGACTAAATAAGCAATAGGGAAGCCTCAAAATCTGGCTTTGCCCCTCGCCGTCGCCGACCAGCAGGAAGGTCGACAATCTTACTAGACTTTGCAGACGTATCGTATTCTACTGAACTATTGATGTATTAATGTGAAAAAACACTGTATAGCTCACTTGAACGTGAAGCGTATCTGTGTAAAGACCCACTTTGTCGAAAGCAACTCGTTGGCGGCGTCGCGTATTCGAACGCGGTCCCGTCGTCCGCTCGCGGCGGGCGCTGTTCCGTCGACTTTCCTAGGAAGATTGCATGACCACAGAACCAGAAGTCCGGCGAACATTGAGCGAAGCGGCGGCCCGTCAGCTCGCAAACGCCACGAAGACGCGTCCGCAATGGTCGGGCATCACGCCGCGCTGGCTCGTCTCCTTCCTGCCCTGGGTGCCGGTCGAAGCCGGCATCTATCGCCTGAACCGCGTGAAAGAAGCGACGGCGCTGAGCGACGCCGACGTGCAGTGCAGCCCGGCGCGCGACCGCGACGCCGATCTGCCGGAGACCTTCGTCGATTACGAAGACGCGCCGCGCGAATATTCGATGAATGCGGTGACGACGATCCTCGACGTCCAGACGCGCGTTTCGGATCTCTACAATCACCCCTACGACCAGATCCAGGAGCAGGTCCGCCTCCTCACCGAGAAGGTGAAGGAGAAGCAGGAGGCCGAGCTCATCAACAATGCGGAATATGGCTTCCTCGCCAATGCGCATCCGTCGATGAAGATCAAGACCCGCAAGGGTTCGCCGACGCCCGACGATCTCGACGAGCTGATCTCCAAGGTCTGGAAGGAGCCCGCTTTCTTCCTCGCGCATCCGCGCGCCATTGCGGCCTTCGGTCGCGAATGCACGCGCCGCGGCGTGCCGCCGCCAACCGTCACGCTTTTCGGCTCGCCTTTCATCACCTGGCGCGGACTGCCGCTCGTGCCGAGCGACAAGCTCTATATCGACGAGAACGGGAAGACGAACATCCTCCTGCTGCGCACGGGCGAGAAGAAGCAGGGCGTCATCGGCCTCTTCCAGCCAGGCGTTCCCGGCGAGGTCGCGCCGAGCCTGTCGGTGCGCTTCATGGGCATCAACCGCAAGGCCATCGCGTCCTATCTCATCTCGCTCTATTGCTCGGCCGCCGTGCTCACGCATGACGCGCTCGGCGTGCTTGAGGACGTCGATGTGAGCAAATTCCACGAATACGACGACAAGCGCGTCTGATCCGGTAAGAAAAACGCCGGCGGCGGAGAGCCGCCGGCGATAACGCGAATGATTCCGAGGAAGCCGCTTTCATGTCGTCTGCAAAGCCCGCCATTCCCGCTTCCGCCGATCTCCCGCTCGATCACGTCCCCGCGCAGGACGCCGGCCGCCATGCGCCGCCGAGCATCGATCCCGACGCGATCGCCCGCCTCGCAAACGCATTTTTCCAGCAGCCGCCCGTGCAGCCGACGTCCTCCGCGTCGCCTTTCGGTCCGCCAGTGCTGACGCCGAGCCTTCCCGACGCGCCCGCGCCCTCCGTCGTCAACACGGTCGCCCCGTACGCGCCTGCGCGCAGTCCATATGGACCGCCGGACGTTCCGCAGACCACCATTCCGTCGGTCATTCCGACCCCGAACATTCCCGCGCCCGCCGCGCCGACGGGCCTGCAATCCCCGACGCGCCCCCTCGGCCTGGATCATATTCCGCAGCCGGGCGCGTCGCCCGGAAGCGCCGGTCCCGCGGGCGCCTCGTCGGATGTCGACTACAGCCTGATCCCTCGCCTGCTTTCCACCGATATGGCGCTTGTGCCGCCTCATCACGTTTCGGATTTCGACGACGCGAGCGCGCCGGGGATTCAGGCGCCGTCCGACAATCTCTACTTCCTGCAAGATCGAACCCTCCCGGCGACATTGCCGACGGCTCCGACGACGCTCCCCTATTCTTCGCCCCATATGCCGGCCGTCGCGCCGCAACCAGAACTGGGGCGCGCCGACACGCCCGTCGCGGCGCCCACGGCGCCCGCTTTGGCGGAGGCCGCAGCGCCCTCCCCGATCGAAGGCTTCGTCATCCCCAGTCCCTCGGACGCCGACCCGCACCGCCTATCGGATGCGGCGTCTCTCGCGACCCCGCCTGTCGGCGGCGAGCAATTTTCCAGCGGTTTCGACAGCGTTCCGACGCCAGGCCAGGCCGGGCCCGCGGCAAGCGACGCGCTCTATTTCGTCAGCCATGGGGGCGGCCATCCAGGCGCCGCCGCGCCGCAAGCTCCGGAGCCCGCATCGCCCGGCTATGCGCCGGAGCTGGCCGCGCAATCTGCCGAGACGCGGCAGGTTTTCGATCCCTATCGCGTCAAGCGCGACTTCCCGATCCTGCAGCAGCATGTCCATGGCAAGCCGCTCATCTGGCTCGACAACGCCGCGACGACGCAGAAGCCGCAATCGGTGATCGACCGGCTTGCTCATTTCTACGAATATGAGAACTCCAACATTCACCGCGCCGCGCACGCGCTCGCCGCGCGTTCGACCGACGCATATGAGGCGGCGCGCGAAAAAGTCCGCCGTTTCCTGAAGGCGCCGAGCGTCAAGGACGTCATCTTCGTTCGCGGCGCGACGGAAGGGATCAATCTCGTCGCGCAAGCCTGGGGACGCCGCAACGTTCAGGCCGGCGACGAGATCGTCGTCTCGCATCTCGAGCACCACGCCAATATCGTGCCCTGGCAGATGCTCTGCGCCGAGAAAGGGGCGCGTCTGCGCGTCGCGCCGGTGGACGATCGCGGGCAGCTCATTCTCGAAGAATATGAGAAGCTCCTGAACCCCAGGACGCGCATCGTCGCGATGACCCAGGTTTCCAACGCGCTCGGCACGGTGACGCCGGTGCGTGAGATCACGGCGATGGCCCATCGCCACGGCGCCTGCGTCCTGATCGACGGCGCGCAATCCGTTTCGCACATGCCGGTCGACGTGCAGTCGATCGACTGCGACTTCTTCATTTTTTCGGGGCACAAGGTCTTCGGCCCCACCGGCATCGGCGTCGTCTACGGCAAGAACTCGGTGCTTGAGCACATGGCCCCCTGGCAAGGCGGCGGCAATATGATCGCCGACGTCACATTCGAGAAGACCATCTATCAGGGACCGCCCGAGCGCTTCGAA
The nucleotide sequence above comes from Methylocystis parvus OBBP. Encoded proteins:
- the epsC gene encoding serine O-acetyltransferase EpsC, with translation MIMDQIDVVGPSPAAVDIAGIVSQLAALRKASQTSRYGDGVIPDLPSRAAIVDLVEALVCVLYPRHFGPYGLTQQATDIFIARTLDRGLRTLREQIGRELELFSRDGERGGVARQADEIVNAFAQAVPQVRALLDTDIRAAYAGDPAAKSLDEVVFCYPGVAAIIRHRLAHRLYLLGATMIARIIAEIAHAETGIDIHPGATIDEAFFIDHGTGVVIGETTVIGKRVRLYQAVTLGAKRFDVDDSGALEKGKARHPIIEDDVVIYAGATVLGRITIGRGSSIGGNVWLTHSVPAGSNITQAKARVEVFDNGAGI
- a CDS encoding family 2A encapsulin nanocompartment shell protein: MTTEPEVRRTLSEAAARQLANATKTRPQWSGITPRWLVSFLPWVPVEAGIYRLNRVKEATALSDADVQCSPARDRDADLPETFVDYEDAPREYSMNAVTTILDVQTRVSDLYNHPYDQIQEQVRLLTEKVKEKQEAELINNAEYGFLANAHPSMKIKTRKGSPTPDDLDELISKVWKEPAFFLAHPRAIAAFGRECTRRGVPPPTVTLFGSPFITWRGLPLVPSDKLYIDENGKTNILLLRTGEKKQGVIGLFQPGVPGEVAPSLSVRFMGINRKAIASYLISLYCSAAVLTHDALGVLEDVDVSKFHEYDDKRV
- a CDS encoding family 2A encapsulin nanocompartment cargo protein cysteine desulfurase → MSSAKPAIPASADLPLDHVPAQDAGRHAPPSIDPDAIARLANAFFQQPPVQPTSSASPFGPPVLTPSLPDAPAPSVVNTVAPYAPARSPYGPPDVPQTTIPSVIPTPNIPAPAAPTGLQSPTRPLGLDHIPQPGASPGSAGPAGASSDVDYSLIPRLLSTDMALVPPHHVSDFDDASAPGIQAPSDNLYFLQDRTLPATLPTAPTTLPYSSPHMPAVAPQPELGRADTPVAAPTAPALAEAAAPSPIEGFVIPSPSDADPHRLSDAASLATPPVGGEQFSSGFDSVPTPGQAGPAASDALYFVSHGGGHPGAAAPQAPEPASPGYAPELAAQSAETRQVFDPYRVKRDFPILQQHVHGKPLIWLDNAATTQKPQSVIDRLAHFYEYENSNIHRAAHALAARSTDAYEAAREKVRRFLKAPSVKDVIFVRGATEGINLVAQAWGRRNVQAGDEIVVSHLEHHANIVPWQMLCAEKGARLRVAPVDDRGQLILEEYEKLLNPRTRIVAMTQVSNALGTVTPVREITAMAHRHGACVLIDGAQSVSHMPVDVQSIDCDFFIFSGHKVFGPTGIGVVYGKNSVLEHMAPWQGGGNMIADVTFEKTIYQGPPERFEAGTGNIADAVGLGAAIDYVESIGMEVIARYEHDLLVYATEKMKMVPGLTFVGTAAEKASVLSFLLDGHSPMDVGKALDREGIAVRAGHHCAQPILRRFGLEATVRPSLAFYNTCADVDALVAALLKLQAGRAGL